Proteins found in one Oncorhynchus keta strain PuntledgeMale-10-30-2019 chromosome 2, Oket_V2, whole genome shotgun sequence genomic segment:
- the LOC118397563 gene encoding serine/threonine-protein kinase LMTK1-like isoform X1, which translates to MARKMLAILLMVIMSSSFFVPGFALSSHFNLDGAPLSGLSWPSSLAVVAVSLSGLFTFVFLMLACLCCKKGHIGFKEFENAEGEEYQADLSTLASPASQSGPDVYILPLTEVSLPMAKQPGRSVQLLKSTELGRHSLLYLKEIGDGWFGKVLLGEVNAGLSTTQVVVKELKASASVQDQMHFLEEAQPYRALQHPALLQCLAQCTEVTPYLLVMEFCPLGDVKGYMRSCRTADTMTPEPLILQRMACEIASGLLHLHKHNFVHSDLALRNCLLTADVTVKIGDYGLSHNKYKDDYFVTSDQMYVPLRWIAPELIDEVHGNLLVVGQSKQSNVWSLGVTIWELFELGNQPYRHYSDRQVLTYAVREQQLRLPKPLLNIPLAERWYEVMQFCWLQPDQRPNAEEVHLLLSYLCAKGANEAEEDFERRWNSLRPNPNAGPNNSLHHGAGALAIDLPSSSFPLLEQFSGCDGYHSESGDDILTVTETSHGLNFEYKWEKARAGAEQPYHRAALSSSGTLGAVNYHRQDLYYPPGPGGMVGGCGGVAYYEPKMLHGSGVGVVPVLSACSPSVSAEYYVRMDEPGVDCHINMDLDYTMCSYSPDYQGSNGSFLTGSGSADSGECIMGMGACPSQTHSKPVESYWSADIRKAGGGGAYDSDPDGSPAISLTMEPLLGQVSDSSPLRPWEAGHYVSYKDRDGGFYYEHSPPMGIGHHMGLGLDHHQHYLMGREHSPPEPHQESWGSRSLRQALGELENPLGISPSISTPPQGGGPPFGVGDPYLETTEGPGSIIGGSSVTGGYYDMMGSLRKTMPTMPGHTHSVSITMASEDSDEEEDIFSERQRINSSNTWPSNLSNHCTNNNSLGLGRSRQAGWRQQQDAYVDFLYTMPTTDIEDSWPEEHNLTFRSSVSAAVKPIDCLEATAASAKDSSCLSLGKHHTLIPSDDTYNTYIYLCHEKEGEREVKPPPIECCHSHFVDPLTGLVVRNYTCDGYRDQIVEMLNNEEESVNLSPAPGGPSVSKSTLTHNTNTTTTVTNLDHPEQYVDITMDDTLSIDHKQEVVTEDKGVLTDPKPEDMTMAMTAPLPAVNMPGLVCLVEPESELSHTLDSGLDRDHCSSISLVDISDCYTDDDDEDDDITDVTSGIFADEASAGDLNASPSLARPLKSLQKQVGTPDSMDSIDLMPLAASSTTEPFSPASSSSHPSSSSPKAMDSGYDTENNESPEFVPKEPHIEPRDPKTFTQPLGESVLDTSLDEEGEEGGKEAEVAPLEDEDEPTLDEDVTLAASQTTDEEKELAPLSEKNPYRDSAYFSDYENERLSRDDEDEKVGGDENVGVEEGEKEESLTRKRELSPLHIEEEEEGEVSLTEKSKLSPLHIEEESLTERELSPLHIEEEEEGEGEMSLTEKRELSPLHIEEEEEGEGEVSLTEKRELSPLHIEEEEEGEVSLTEKSELSPLHIEEESLTERELSPLHIEEEEEGDETSALLEESEDPEMEGCLAEECHRAEGLELGLELASNISGEVEEGSEGWPAQEEPSSLGDWAAEVVGAMEEALGELQRSSSTETNSGTKEEEEEEGERRDMEDSSEALELADVLEEASSERSESIDKDDDDEENGPPARRQRFSSSSPPSIPPPPLPPMTPPPVRVSLTDGGEADEEDGDGDSDDSESDEELRCYSVQEEQSGGEESEEENHVVPIVVSDCSDAHNLRSLLKVPTTSESLADDLLGRKKKVVSFFDDVTVYLFDQQSPTKELAEHGFPPEAETSRQGSESKQPTSDDSSDGNISEESAGYEWEDDFPLLPLLTSSSKMAASSSASTPSTPSLPATSKAPEPKPAVQYSRFTVSPSHVSRFSITHVSDSDIDSGPGSSEDGDRE; encoded by the exons GAGTTTGAGAATGCCGAGGGGGAGGAGTACCAGGCGGACCTGTCCACCCTGGCATCCCCTGCATCCCAGAGCGGACCTGATGTTTACATCCTGCCCCTGACTGAGGTGTCACTCCCCATGGCCAAACAACCAGGACGATCAG TCCAACTCCTGAAGTCCACAGAACTCGGTCGCCACAGTCTTCTCTACTTGAAGGAGATCGGCGATGGCTGGTTCGGAAAG GTTCTCCTGGGGGAGGTGAATGCGGGTCTCAGCACCACCCAGGTGGTGGTTAAGGAGCTGAAGGCCAGTGCCAGTGTTCAGGACCAGATGCACTTCCTGGAAGAGGCCCAGCCATACCG TGCCCTCCAGCACCCAGCCCTCCTGCAGTGCCTGGCGCAGTGCACTGAGGTCACCCCTTACCTGCTGGTCATGGAGTTCTGCCCTTTG GGTGATGTGAAAGGGTACATGCGGAGCTGTCGGACTGCAGACACAATGACCCCTGAACCCCTGATACTGCAGAGGATGGCCTGTGAGATTGCCTCAGGACTCCTGCACCTACACAAACACAACTTCGTACACAG TGACTTGGCCCTGAGAAACTGCCTTTTGACCGCTGACGTCACAGTAAAGATTGGAGACTACGGCCTGTCACACAATAAGTACAAAGATGACTACTTTGTGACGTCAGACCAGATGTACGTGCCACTGCGTTGGATCGCTCCAGAACTCATAGATGAAGTCCATGGCAACCTACTGGTAGTAGGCCAGAGCAAACAGAGCAACGTCTG GTCTCTGGGCGTGACTATCTGGGAGTTGTTTGAGTTGGGCAACCAGCCGTACAGACACTATTCTGACAGACAGGTCCTGACGTACGCCGTGAGGGAACAGCAGCTCCGACTGCCCAAGCCCCTGCTCAATATACCCCTGGCAGAGCGCTG GTATGAGGTGATGCAGTTCTGCTGGCTCCAACCAGACCAGAGGCCCAATGCAGAGGAGGTCCACCTGTTACTCAGCTACCTGTGTGCCAAGGGGGCCAACGAGGCCGAGGAGGACTTTGAGAGGCGCTGGAACTCCCTGCGTCCCAACCCCAACGCTGGTCCCAACAACAGCCTCCACCATGGGGCAGGAGCCCTGGCCATTG accttccctcctcctccttccccctgctGGAGCAGTTCTCTGGATGCGACGGCTACCACAGTGAGTCAGGAGATGATATACTGACCGTGACCGAGACCAGCCACGGCCTGAACTTCGAGTACAAGTGGGAGAAGGCTCGGGCGGGGGCGGAGCAGCCTTACCACCGTGCTGCCTTGTCCTCCAGCGGTACCCTGGGGGCCGTCAACTACCACCGCCAGGACCTGTACTACCCCCCTGGGCCAGGGGGCATGGTGGGGGGCTGTGGTGGGGTGGCCTACTACGAGCCCAAGATGCTGCATGGTTCTGGGGTCGGGGTGGTGCCGGTGCTTAGCGCCTGTAGTCCTTCAGTGAGCGCTGAGTACTACGTCCGCATGGATGAGCCTGGTGTGGACTGtcacatcaacatggacctggaCTACACCATGTGCTCCTACAGCCCAGACTACCAGGGCAGCAACGGGAGCTTCCTGACAGGCAGTGGCAGTGCAGACTCAGGGGAGTGTATTATGGGGATGGGTGCATGTCcctcccagacccactccaaGCCTGTGGAGTCGTACTGGTCGGCAGACATTCGTAAAGCTGGGGGTGGTGGAGCGTATGACTCGGACCCAGATGGAAGCCCGGCCATCTCCCTGACCATGGAACCCCTGCTGGGGCAAGTCTCTGACTCCAGCCCCCTGAGACCCTGGGAGGCTGGTCATTACGTCTCCTACAAGGACCGGGATGGGGGGTTCTACTACGAACACTCACCCCCTATGGGCATAGGCCACCACATGGGTCTGGGTCTGGACCATCACCAGCACTACCTGATGGGGCGGGAACACTCTCCCCCTGAGCCCCACCAGGAGAGCTGGGGGTCCCGGAGCCTGCGTCAGGCCCTGGGGGAACTGGAAAACCCTCTGGGGATATCTCCCTCCATCAGTACCCCTCCCCAGGGTGGTGGTCCTCCTTTTGGAGTAGGGGACCCCTACCTGGAGACGACCGAGGGACCAGGCTCCATCATTGGGGGGAGTAGCGTCACTGGGGGTTACTATGACATGATGGGTTCTCTGAGGAAAACCATGCCGACCATGCCAGGCCACACCCACTCAGTCAGCATCACCATGGCGTCGGAAGACTCGGACGAGGAAGAGGATATAttctcagagagacagagaatcaaTAGTAGTAACACCTGGCCCTCTAATCTCTCTAACCATTGCACTAACAACAACAGTCTAGGACTGGGCCGTAGTAGACAGGCTGGCTGGAGGCAACAACAGGATGCCTATGTAGACTTCCTCTACACTATGCCCACTACCGACATAGAGGACTCGTGGCCTGAGGAGCACAACCTGACCTTccgctcctctgtctctgctgcagtTAAACCCATAGACTGCCTGGAGGCTACAGCGGCTTCGGCTAAAGACAGCAGCTGTCTATCCCTGGGGAAGCATCATACCCTGATACCCTCCGACGACACCTACAACACCTACATCTATCTGTGCCatgagaaggagggggagagggaggtgaagccACCACCAATCGAGTGCTGCCACTCTCATTTCGTCGACCCCCTTACAGGCCTAGTGGTGCGAAACTACACCTGTGATGGCTACAGAGATCAGATTGTAGAGATGCTCAACAACGAGGAAGAGAGTGTGAATCTGTCTCCAGCACCGGGAGGGCCTAGTGTGTCTAAATCAACCCTGACACACAACACTAACACAACCACAACCGTAACCAACCTTGACCACCCTGAGCAGTATGTTGACATCACTATGGACGATACCCTTTCCATAGACCACAAGCAAGAGGTTGTCACAGAAGACAAAGGGGTTCTCACTGATCCTAAACCAGAGGACATGACTATGGCTATGACTGCCCCACTTCCCGCAGTGAATATGCCTGGCCTAGTCTGCTTGGTTGAGCCAGAGTCAGAGCTGAGCCATACGTTAGACAGCGGCCTGGACAGAGACCACTGCTCCAGCATCAGTCTAGTGGACATCTCCGACTGCTATACCGACgacgatgatgaagatgatgacaTTACTGACGTGACCTCAGGGATCTTTGCTGACGAGGCGTCGGCCGGGGACCTTAACGCCTCCCCCTCCTTGGCCCGTCCCCTCAAGTCCCTGCAGAAGCAGGTGGGAACACCCGATTCCATGGATTCCATAGACCTGATGCCTTTAGCggccagctccaccacagagccattcagccctgcctccagctcctcccaCCCATCTAGTTCCTCCCCCAAGGCAATGGATAGCGGGTACGACACAGAAAATAACGAGAGCCCAGAGTTCGTCCCCAAGGAGCCCCACATTGAGCCACGGGACCCAAAGACATTCACCCAGCCACTTGGGGAGTCTGTCCTGGACACCAGCCTggatgaagagggggaggaggggggaaaggaggcTGAGGTGGCCCCactggaggatgaggatgaaccTACCCTGGATGAAGATGTGACTCTAGCAGCCTCACAGACCACAGACGAAGAGAAGGAGCTGGCCCCCCTCAGTGAGAAGAACCCTTACAGGGACTCTGCCTACTTCTCTGACTATGAGAATGAGCGCCTTTCTAGGGATGATGAGGATGAGAAAGTGGGGGGTGATGAAAATgtaggagtggaggagggagaaaaggaggagagccTGACAAGGAAGAGGGAACTCAGCCCTCTTcatatagaggaagaggaggagggggaggtgagcCTGACAGAGAAGAGTAAACTCAGCCCTCTTCATATAGAGGAGGAGAGTCTGACAGAGAGGGAGCTCAGCCCTCTTcatatagaggaagaggaggagggagagggggagatgagccTCACAGAGAAGAGGGAACTCAGCCCTCTTcatatagaggaagaggaggagggagagggggaggtgagccTGACAGAGAAGAGGGAACTCAGCCCTCTTcatatagaggaagaggaggagggggaggtgagcCTGACAGAGAAGAGTGAACTCAGCCCTCTTCATATAGAGGAGGAGAGTCTGACAGAGAGGGAGCTCAGCCCTCTTcatatagaggaagaggaggagggagatgagacctCAGCTCTTCTGGAGGAGAGTGAAGACCCAGAGATGGAGGGTTGCCTGGCAGAAGAGTGCCACCGTGCTGAagggctggagctggggctaGAATTGGCCTCCAATATCTCTGGAGAAGTAGAGGAAGGGTCAGAGGGATGGCCTGCCCAGGAGGAGCCCTCTTCACTGGGAGACTGGGCAGCAGAGGTGGTGGGGGCTATGGAAGAAGCCCTGGGGGAACTCCAGAGGAGCAGCAGTACTGAAACCAACTCTGGTaccaaggaggaggaggaagaggaaggagagcgaAGAGACATGGAGGACTCATCTGAAGCCTTAGAATTAGCAGATGTCCTAGAAGAAGCATCTTCCGAAAGGTCAGAGAGCATTGACAAGGACGATGATGATGAAGAGAACGGACCTCCCGCACGACGTCAacgcttctcctcctcctcccctccctccattcctcctcctcctctccccccgaTGACTCCCCCTCCGGTCCGGGTGTCGCTCACAGACGGGGGGGAGGCGGATGAGGAGGACGGAGATGGTGACTCGGATGACAGTGAGTCAGATGAGGAGCTGAGGTGTTACAGTGTTCAAGAGGagcagagtggaggggaggagagcgaggaggagaACCATGTGGTACCCATCGTGGTCAGCGACTGTAGCGATGCTCATAACCTACGTAGTCTACTGAAGGTGCCTACGACCTCAGAGTCGCTCGCTGATGACCTGCTGGGACGAAAGAAGAAGGTGGTGTCCTTCTTTGATGATGTCACTGTTTACTTGTTTGACCAG CAGAGCCCAACTAAAGAGCTGGCTGAGCATGGTTTCCCTCCAGAAGCTGAGACCAGCAGACAGGGTTCAGAGAGCAAACAACCAACCTCTGATGACTCCTCAGACGGAAACATCTCAGAAGAGA GTGCAGGGTATGAGTGGGAGGATGACTTCCCCTTGTTGCCCCTCCTGACTTCCTCATCCAAGATGGCTGCCTCCTCCTCAGCCTCAACCCCCTCCACACCCAGCCTGCCCGCCACCTCCAAGGCCCCGGAGCCCAAACCAGCGGTGCAGTACTCCCGCTTCACCGTTTCCCCTAGCCATGTGTCTCGCTTCTCCATCACACACGTCTCCGACTCCGACATAGACTCTGGTCCAG ggAGCAGTGAGGATGGGGACAGAGAGTAG
- the LOC118397563 gene encoding serine/threonine-protein kinase LMTK1-like isoform X2 gives MARKMLAILLMVIMSSSFFVPGFALSSHFNLDGAPLSGLSWPSSLAVVAVSLSGLFTFVFLMLACLCCKKGHIGFKEFENAEGEEYQADLSTLASPASQSGPDVYILPLTEVSLPMAKQPGRSVQLLKSTELGRHSLLYLKEIGDGWFGKVLLGEVNAGLSTTQVVVKELKASASVQDQMHFLEEAQPYRALQHPALLQCLAQCTEVTPYLLVMEFCPLGDVKGYMRSCRTADTMTPEPLILQRMACEIASGLLHLHKHNFVHSDLALRNCLLTADVTVKIGDYGLSHNKYKDDYFVTSDQMYVPLRWIAPELIDEVHGNLLVVGQSKQSNVWSLGVTIWELFELGNQPYRHYSDRQVLTYAVREQQLRLPKPLLNIPLAERWYEVMQFCWLQPDQRPNAEEVHLLLSYLCAKGANEAEEDFERRWNSLRPNPNAGPNNSLHHGAGALAIDLPSSSFPLLEQFSGCDGYHSESGDDILTVTETSHGLNFEYKWEKARAGAEQPYHRAALSSSGTLGAVNYHRQDLYYPPGPGGMVGGCGGVAYYEPKMLHGSGVGVVPVLSACSPSVSAEYYVRMDEPGVDCHINMDLDYTMCSYSPDYQGSNGSFLTGSGSADSGECIMGMGACPSQTHSKPVESYWSADIRKAGGGGAYDSDPDGSPAISLTMEPLLGQVSDSSPLRPWEAGHYVSYKDRDGGFYYEHSPPMGIGHHMGLGLDHHQHYLMGREHSPPEPHQESWGSRSLRQALGELENPLGISPSISTPPQGGGPPFGVGDPYLETTEGPGSIIGGSSVTGGYYDMMGSLRKTMPTMPGHTHSVSITMASEDSDEEEDIFSERQRINSSNTWPSNLSNHCTNNNSLGLGRSRQAGWRQQQDAYVDFLYTMPTTDIEDSWPEEHNLTFRSSVSAAVKPIDCLEATAASAKDSSCLSLGKHHTLIPSDDTYNTYIYLCHEKEGEREVKPPPIECCHSHFVDPLTGLVVRNYTCDGYRDQIVEMLNNEEESVNLSPAPGGPSVSKSTLTHNTNTTTTVTNLDHPEQYVDITMDDTLSIDHKQEVVTEDKGVLTDPKPEDMTMAMTAPLPAVNMPGLVCLVEPESELSHTLDSGLDRDHCSSISLVDISDCYTDDDDEDDDITDVTSGIFADEASAGDLNASPSLARPLKSLQKQVGTPDSMDSIDLMPLAASSTTEPFSPASSSSHPSSSSPKAMDSGYDTENNESPEFVPKEPHIEPRDPKTFTQPLGESVLDTSLDEEGEEGGKEAEVAPLEDEDEPTLDEDVTLAASQTTDEEKELAPLSEKNPYRDSAYFSDYENERLSRDDEDEKVGGDENVGVEEGEKEESLTRKRELSPLHIEEEEEGEVSLTEKSKLSPLHIEEESLTERELSPLHIEEEEEGEGEMSLTEKRELSPLHIEEEEEGEGEVSLTEKRELSPLHIEEEEEGEVSLTEKSELSPLHIEEESLTERELSPLHIEEEEEGDETSALLEESEDPEMEGCLAEECHRAEGLELGLELASNISGEVEEGSEGWPAQEEPSSLGDWAAEVVGAMEEALGELQRSSSTETNSGTKEEEEEEGERRDMEDSSEALELADVLEEASSERSESIDKDDDDEENGPPARRQRFSSSSPPSIPPPPLPPMTPPPVRVSLTDGGEADEEDGDGDSDDSESDEELRCYSVQEEQSGGEESEEENHVVPIVVSDCSDAHNLRSLLKVPTTSESLADDLLGRKKKVVSFFDDVTVYLFDQSPTKELAEHGFPPEAETSRQGSESKQPTSDDSSDGNISEESAGYEWEDDFPLLPLLTSSSKMAASSSASTPSTPSLPATSKAPEPKPAVQYSRFTVSPSHVSRFSITHVSDSDIDSGPGSSEDGDRE, from the exons GAGTTTGAGAATGCCGAGGGGGAGGAGTACCAGGCGGACCTGTCCACCCTGGCATCCCCTGCATCCCAGAGCGGACCTGATGTTTACATCCTGCCCCTGACTGAGGTGTCACTCCCCATGGCCAAACAACCAGGACGATCAG TCCAACTCCTGAAGTCCACAGAACTCGGTCGCCACAGTCTTCTCTACTTGAAGGAGATCGGCGATGGCTGGTTCGGAAAG GTTCTCCTGGGGGAGGTGAATGCGGGTCTCAGCACCACCCAGGTGGTGGTTAAGGAGCTGAAGGCCAGTGCCAGTGTTCAGGACCAGATGCACTTCCTGGAAGAGGCCCAGCCATACCG TGCCCTCCAGCACCCAGCCCTCCTGCAGTGCCTGGCGCAGTGCACTGAGGTCACCCCTTACCTGCTGGTCATGGAGTTCTGCCCTTTG GGTGATGTGAAAGGGTACATGCGGAGCTGTCGGACTGCAGACACAATGACCCCTGAACCCCTGATACTGCAGAGGATGGCCTGTGAGATTGCCTCAGGACTCCTGCACCTACACAAACACAACTTCGTACACAG TGACTTGGCCCTGAGAAACTGCCTTTTGACCGCTGACGTCACAGTAAAGATTGGAGACTACGGCCTGTCACACAATAAGTACAAAGATGACTACTTTGTGACGTCAGACCAGATGTACGTGCCACTGCGTTGGATCGCTCCAGAACTCATAGATGAAGTCCATGGCAACCTACTGGTAGTAGGCCAGAGCAAACAGAGCAACGTCTG GTCTCTGGGCGTGACTATCTGGGAGTTGTTTGAGTTGGGCAACCAGCCGTACAGACACTATTCTGACAGACAGGTCCTGACGTACGCCGTGAGGGAACAGCAGCTCCGACTGCCCAAGCCCCTGCTCAATATACCCCTGGCAGAGCGCTG GTATGAGGTGATGCAGTTCTGCTGGCTCCAACCAGACCAGAGGCCCAATGCAGAGGAGGTCCACCTGTTACTCAGCTACCTGTGTGCCAAGGGGGCCAACGAGGCCGAGGAGGACTTTGAGAGGCGCTGGAACTCCCTGCGTCCCAACCCCAACGCTGGTCCCAACAACAGCCTCCACCATGGGGCAGGAGCCCTGGCCATTG accttccctcctcctccttccccctgctGGAGCAGTTCTCTGGATGCGACGGCTACCACAGTGAGTCAGGAGATGATATACTGACCGTGACCGAGACCAGCCACGGCCTGAACTTCGAGTACAAGTGGGAGAAGGCTCGGGCGGGGGCGGAGCAGCCTTACCACCGTGCTGCCTTGTCCTCCAGCGGTACCCTGGGGGCCGTCAACTACCACCGCCAGGACCTGTACTACCCCCCTGGGCCAGGGGGCATGGTGGGGGGCTGTGGTGGGGTGGCCTACTACGAGCCCAAGATGCTGCATGGTTCTGGGGTCGGGGTGGTGCCGGTGCTTAGCGCCTGTAGTCCTTCAGTGAGCGCTGAGTACTACGTCCGCATGGATGAGCCTGGTGTGGACTGtcacatcaacatggacctggaCTACACCATGTGCTCCTACAGCCCAGACTACCAGGGCAGCAACGGGAGCTTCCTGACAGGCAGTGGCAGTGCAGACTCAGGGGAGTGTATTATGGGGATGGGTGCATGTCcctcccagacccactccaaGCCTGTGGAGTCGTACTGGTCGGCAGACATTCGTAAAGCTGGGGGTGGTGGAGCGTATGACTCGGACCCAGATGGAAGCCCGGCCATCTCCCTGACCATGGAACCCCTGCTGGGGCAAGTCTCTGACTCCAGCCCCCTGAGACCCTGGGAGGCTGGTCATTACGTCTCCTACAAGGACCGGGATGGGGGGTTCTACTACGAACACTCACCCCCTATGGGCATAGGCCACCACATGGGTCTGGGTCTGGACCATCACCAGCACTACCTGATGGGGCGGGAACACTCTCCCCCTGAGCCCCACCAGGAGAGCTGGGGGTCCCGGAGCCTGCGTCAGGCCCTGGGGGAACTGGAAAACCCTCTGGGGATATCTCCCTCCATCAGTACCCCTCCCCAGGGTGGTGGTCCTCCTTTTGGAGTAGGGGACCCCTACCTGGAGACGACCGAGGGACCAGGCTCCATCATTGGGGGGAGTAGCGTCACTGGGGGTTACTATGACATGATGGGTTCTCTGAGGAAAACCATGCCGACCATGCCAGGCCACACCCACTCAGTCAGCATCACCATGGCGTCGGAAGACTCGGACGAGGAAGAGGATATAttctcagagagacagagaatcaaTAGTAGTAACACCTGGCCCTCTAATCTCTCTAACCATTGCACTAACAACAACAGTCTAGGACTGGGCCGTAGTAGACAGGCTGGCTGGAGGCAACAACAGGATGCCTATGTAGACTTCCTCTACACTATGCCCACTACCGACATAGAGGACTCGTGGCCTGAGGAGCACAACCTGACCTTccgctcctctgtctctgctgcagtTAAACCCATAGACTGCCTGGAGGCTACAGCGGCTTCGGCTAAAGACAGCAGCTGTCTATCCCTGGGGAAGCATCATACCCTGATACCCTCCGACGACACCTACAACACCTACATCTATCTGTGCCatgagaaggagggggagagggaggtgaagccACCACCAATCGAGTGCTGCCACTCTCATTTCGTCGACCCCCTTACAGGCCTAGTGGTGCGAAACTACACCTGTGATGGCTACAGAGATCAGATTGTAGAGATGCTCAACAACGAGGAAGAGAGTGTGAATCTGTCTCCAGCACCGGGAGGGCCTAGTGTGTCTAAATCAACCCTGACACACAACACTAACACAACCACAACCGTAACCAACCTTGACCACCCTGAGCAGTATGTTGACATCACTATGGACGATACCCTTTCCATAGACCACAAGCAAGAGGTTGTCACAGAAGACAAAGGGGTTCTCACTGATCCTAAACCAGAGGACATGACTATGGCTATGACTGCCCCACTTCCCGCAGTGAATATGCCTGGCCTAGTCTGCTTGGTTGAGCCAGAGTCAGAGCTGAGCCATACGTTAGACAGCGGCCTGGACAGAGACCACTGCTCCAGCATCAGTCTAGTGGACATCTCCGACTGCTATACCGACgacgatgatgaagatgatgacaTTACTGACGTGACCTCAGGGATCTTTGCTGACGAGGCGTCGGCCGGGGACCTTAACGCCTCCCCCTCCTTGGCCCGTCCCCTCAAGTCCCTGCAGAAGCAGGTGGGAACACCCGATTCCATGGATTCCATAGACCTGATGCCTTTAGCggccagctccaccacagagccattcagccctgcctccagctcctcccaCCCATCTAGTTCCTCCCCCAAGGCAATGGATAGCGGGTACGACACAGAAAATAACGAGAGCCCAGAGTTCGTCCCCAAGGAGCCCCACATTGAGCCACGGGACCCAAAGACATTCACCCAGCCACTTGGGGAGTCTGTCCTGGACACCAGCCTggatgaagagggggaggaggggggaaaggaggcTGAGGTGGCCCCactggaggatgaggatgaaccTACCCTGGATGAAGATGTGACTCTAGCAGCCTCACAGACCACAGACGAAGAGAAGGAGCTGGCCCCCCTCAGTGAGAAGAACCCTTACAGGGACTCTGCCTACTTCTCTGACTATGAGAATGAGCGCCTTTCTAGGGATGATGAGGATGAGAAAGTGGGGGGTGATGAAAATgtaggagtggaggagggagaaaaggaggagagccTGACAAGGAAGAGGGAACTCAGCCCTCTTcatatagaggaagaggaggagggggaggtgagcCTGACAGAGAAGAGTAAACTCAGCCCTCTTCATATAGAGGAGGAGAGTCTGACAGAGAGGGAGCTCAGCCCTCTTcatatagaggaagaggaggagggagagggggagatgagccTCACAGAGAAGAGGGAACTCAGCCCTCTTcatatagaggaagaggaggagggagagggggaggtgagccTGACAGAGAAGAGGGAACTCAGCCCTCTTcatatagaggaagaggaggagggggaggtgagcCTGACAGAGAAGAGTGAACTCAGCCCTCTTCATATAGAGGAGGAGAGTCTGACAGAGAGGGAGCTCAGCCCTCTTcatatagaggaagaggaggagggagatgagacctCAGCTCTTCTGGAGGAGAGTGAAGACCCAGAGATGGAGGGTTGCCTGGCAGAAGAGTGCCACCGTGCTGAagggctggagctggggctaGAATTGGCCTCCAATATCTCTGGAGAAGTAGAGGAAGGGTCAGAGGGATGGCCTGCCCAGGAGGAGCCCTCTTCACTGGGAGACTGGGCAGCAGAGGTGGTGGGGGCTATGGAAGAAGCCCTGGGGGAACTCCAGAGGAGCAGCAGTACTGAAACCAACTCTGGTaccaaggaggaggaggaagaggaaggagagcgaAGAGACATGGAGGACTCATCTGAAGCCTTAGAATTAGCAGATGTCCTAGAAGAAGCATCTTCCGAAAGGTCAGAGAGCATTGACAAGGACGATGATGATGAAGAGAACGGACCTCCCGCACGACGTCAacgcttctcctcctcctcccctccctccattcctcctcctcctctccccccgaTGACTCCCCCTCCGGTCCGGGTGTCGCTCACAGACGGGGGGGAGGCGGATGAGGAGGACGGAGATGGTGACTCGGATGACAGTGAGTCAGATGAGGAGCTGAGGTGTTACAGTGTTCAAGAGGagcagagtggaggggaggagagcgaggaggagaACCATGTGGTACCCATCGTGGTCAGCGACTGTAGCGATGCTCATAACCTACGTAGTCTACTGAAGGTGCCTACGACCTCAGAGTCGCTCGCTGATGACCTGCTGGGACGAAAGAAGAAGGTGGTGTCCTTCTTTGATGATGTCACTGTTTACTTGTTTGACCAG AGCCCAACTAAAGAGCTGGCTGAGCATGGTTTCCCTCCAGAAGCTGAGACCAGCAGACAGGGTTCAGAGAGCAAACAACCAACCTCTGATGACTCCTCAGACGGAAACATCTCAGAAGAGA GTGCAGGGTATGAGTGGGAGGATGACTTCCCCTTGTTGCCCCTCCTGACTTCCTCATCCAAGATGGCTGCCTCCTCCTCAGCCTCAACCCCCTCCACACCCAGCCTGCCCGCCACCTCCAAGGCCCCGGAGCCCAAACCAGCGGTGCAGTACTCCCGCTTCACCGTTTCCCCTAGCCATGTGTCTCGCTTCTCCATCACACACGTCTCCGACTCCGACATAGACTCTGGTCCAG ggAGCAGTGAGGATGGGGACAGAGAGTAG